Proteins found in one Lathamus discolor isolate bLatDis1 chromosome 7, bLatDis1.hap1, whole genome shotgun sequence genomic segment:
- the LOC136018350 gene encoding 26S proteasome non-ATPase regulatory subunit 6 — translation MPLENLEEEGLPKNPDLRIAQLRFLLSLRPRAPDPAARDELMAAVRLHNMAPYYEALCKSLEWQMDTELLNKMKKANEEELKRLDNELEDAEKILGESEIRDAMMAKAEYLCRIGDKEGALTAFRKTYDKTVALGHRLDIVFYLLRIGLFYMDNDLITRNIEKAKSLIEEGGDWDRRNRLKVYQGLYCVAIRDFKQAAELFLDTVSTFTSYELMDYKTFVTYTVYVSMIALDRPDLREKVIKGAEILEALHSLPAVRQYLFSLYECRYSAFFQSLAVVEQEMKKDWLFAPHYRYYVREMRIHAYSQLLESYRSLTLGYMAEAFGVSVEFIDQELSRFIAAGRLHCKIDKVNEIVETNRPDSKNWQYQETIKKGDLLLNRVQKLSRVINM, via the exons ATGCCGCTGGAGAAcctggaggaggaagggctgCCCAAGAACCCCGACCTCCGCATCGCCCAGCTCCGCTTCCTCCTCAGCCTGCGGCCCCGCGCGCCCGACCCCGCCGCGCGCGACGAGCTGATGGCGGCCGTGCGGCTCCACA aCATGGCTCCGTATTATGAAGCACTCTGCAAGTCTCTGGAGTGGCAGATGGACACGGAGCTGctgaacaaaatgaagaaagccAATGAAGAAGAGTTGAAACGTCTGGACAATGAATTagaagatgcagaaaagatCTTGGGGGAGAGCGAGATCCGAGATGCAATGATGGCCAAAGCCGAGTACCTGTGCAGGATTGGGGACAAG GAGGGAGCTCTCACTGCCTTCCGCAAGACCTATGACAAAACTGTGGCACTGGGGCATCGTCTGGATATCGTGTTCTATCTCCTAAGGATTGGCTTGTTTTACATGGATAATGACCTCATCACACGGAACATTGAGAAGGCAAAAAG tcTAATAGAAGAAGGAGGAGACTGGGACAGGAGAAACCGTCTCAAAGTGTACCAGGGCCTTTACTGTGTAGCTATTCGAGATTTCAAACAAGCAGCCGAGCTCTTCCTTGACACAGTTTCAACGTTTACATCCTATGAACTGATGGATTACAAAACATTTGTGACATACACTGTCTATGTCAGCATGATTGCATTAGACAGGCCCGACCTCAGGGAGAAG gtTATTAAAGGAGCAGAGATTCTGGAAGCATTACACAGTTTGCCAGCTGTACGACAGTATCTGTTTTCTCTCTACGAATGCCGCTATTCagcctttttccagtcattag ctgTTGTAGAGCAAGAGATGAAAAAGGATTGGCTCTTTGCACCTCACTATCGATACTACGTACGGGAAATGAGAATTCATGCCTATAGCCAGCTCCTAGAGTCCTACCGGTCACTGACATTAGGATACATGGCAGAAGCATTTGGAGTCAGTGTAGAATTCATAGATCA GGAGCTTTCAAGATTCATTGCAGCAGGGCGATTACACTGCAAAATAGACAAAGTCAATGAGATTGTGGAAACTAACAG GCCTGATAGCAAGAATTGGCAGTACCAAGAAACCATCAAGAAAGGAGATTTGCTGCTAAACAGAGTTCAGAAACTTTCTAGAGTAATTAATATGTAA